A single genomic interval of Polaribacter vadi harbors:
- a CDS encoding glutamate-5-semialdehyde dehydrogenase gives MKLLDITTKNNVLQSMTRILDENRESLLAANKKDLDAFQKEDQAMFDRLILNNQKIDGMIKAINEVKAQEDPVNQIISDKILENGLKVTNKTAPFGTIMIIYESRPDVTIEAAVLAFKANNKIILKGGKEAVHSNIILVDFWHKALTENNLSTDYIKLMQMNREETQFFLKNPTEQLDLIVPRGGERLINFVKDHAKCAVLVSGRGNNFLYIDKNVDWNKTLSVIINAKTDKISACNALDKILINKNIEHFETKLKELQSILKERNVTILVDDNVKNILLEEKLITNKSIWREEFLSLKCCIGTVNNLDQAIEMINTFSGGHSAAIMTTNNENADNFMQQIDCAAVYKNSSTRFTDGGQLGVGAELAISTDKLHHRGPLGLKELVTNKYYIIGEGHIRN, from the coding sequence ATGAAATTACTAGACATAACAACAAAGAACAACGTATTGCAAAGTATGACCAGAATTCTTGATGAAAATCGAGAATCCTTGTTGGCAGCAAATAAAAAAGATTTAGATGCATTTCAGAAAGAAGATCAAGCTATGTTTGATCGTTTGATTTTAAACAATCAAAAAATTGATGGAATGATCAAAGCAATTAACGAAGTGAAAGCACAAGAAGATCCTGTAAACCAAATTATTAGTGATAAAATTTTAGAAAACGGCTTAAAAGTAACCAACAAAACTGCTCCTTTTGGAACCATCATGATTATTTACGAATCAAGGCCAGATGTAACCATAGAAGCAGCAGTTTTAGCCTTTAAAGCCAATAATAAAATTATTTTAAAAGGTGGTAAAGAAGCTGTACACAGTAATATTATTTTAGTTGATTTTTGGCACAAAGCCTTAACCGAGAATAATTTGAGTACAGATTATATTAAATTGATGCAAATGAACCGAGAAGAAACACAATTTTTTCTAAAAAACCCAACTGAGCAACTAGATTTAATTGTGCCAAGAGGTGGTGAGCGCTTAATAAACTTTGTAAAAGACCATGCTAAATGTGCAGTTTTGGTTAGTGGAAGAGGAAATAATTTTTTATATATCGATAAAAATGTAGACTGGAATAAAACATTATCAGTAATTATCAACGCAAAGACTGATAAAATTTCTGCTTGTAATGCTTTGGATAAAATCCTTATCAACAAAAACATAGAACATTTTGAAACAAAATTAAAAGAGTTGCAATCAATCTTAAAAGAAAGAAATGTAACTATTTTGGTTGATGATAACGTAAAAAATATTTTACTAGAAGAAAAATTAATTACAAACAAAAGTATTTGGCGCGAAGAGTTTTTATCATTAAAATGCTGTATTGGAACTGTAAATAATTTAGACCAAGCTATAGAAATGATTAATACATTTTCAGGCGGACATTCTGCAGCAATTATGACAACTAATAACGAAAATGCAGATAATTTTATGCAACAAATAGATTGTGCTGCAGTATATAAAAATTCATCAACTAGATTTACAGACGGAGGTCAATTAGGAGTTGGTGCAGAATTGGCTATAAGTACAGATAAACTACATCATAGAGGTCCTTTAGGTTTAAAAGAATTAGTAACTAATAAGTATTATATTATTGGTGAAGGTCATATACGTAATTAA